From Sediminibacterium sp. TEGAF015, a single genomic window includes:
- the rnc gene encoding ribonuclease III gives MQFLIKLFKPKAASAFEEQLSNMLGIRPGNLQLYRSALSHRSVKETPDENNERLEFLGDAVLSAVVADYLFKLYPYKGEGFLTEMRSKMVNRQQLNDIALKMGLRKLTFYNKFDNALKGSQIFGNTLEALIGAVYLDKGYPKTQSWILKQIVIPHLFMEDLEVIDINLKNKLIGWANKNGKTITFEMADEKLEGNRRVFTMNAVLDGEIFAQGKAGNKKDASQIAAQVAIEKLGL, from the coding sequence GTGCAATTTTTAATAAAGCTATTTAAACCCAAAGCTGCTTCTGCATTTGAAGAACAGCTCAGCAATATGCTTGGCATCAGGCCGGGTAACTTGCAATTGTATCGCAGTGCCCTGAGTCATCGCTCTGTTAAGGAAACACCTGATGAGAACAATGAGCGGCTTGAATTTCTGGGAGATGCGGTACTGAGTGCGGTTGTAGCCGATTATCTTTTTAAATTATATCCCTACAAAGGCGAGGGATTTCTGACGGAAATGCGATCCAAAATGGTGAACCGTCAGCAGCTGAATGATATAGCCCTGAAAATGGGTTTGCGAAAATTAACTTTCTACAACAAGTTTGACAACGCATTAAAGGGTAGTCAGATTTTTGGTAATACGCTGGAAGCATTAATAGGAGCAGTCTACTTAGACAAGGGTTATCCCAAAACCCAGAGCTGGATACTGAAACAGATTGTGATTCCACATTTGTTTATGGAAGACCTGGAAGTGATTGATATCAATCTGAAAAACAAACTGATTGGCTGGGCCAATAAAAACGGCAAGACCATCACGTTTGAAATGGCCGATGAAAAGTTAGAAGGCAACCGCCGCGTATTCACCATGAATGCCGTACTTGATGGTGAAATATTTGCACAGGGAAAAGCCGGTAACAAAAAAGACGCCAGTCAGATTGCCGCGCAGGTCGCAATAGAAAAACTAGGATTATAG
- the mce gene encoding methylmalonyl-CoA epimerase, with translation MNKIEHIGIAVNDLAVSIPVFEKLLNTPCYKTEEVASEKVMTAFFKTGESKIELVASTDPEGVIAKYISKKGEGMHHIAFDVTDIHAEMQRLVAEGYTLLNETPKKGADNKLVCFLHPKGTNGVLIELCQEIHHPDAHVL, from the coding sequence ATGAATAAAATTGAACATATTGGAATCGCAGTAAATGACCTGGCTGTCAGTATCCCGGTTTTTGAAAAATTGCTCAATACACCCTGCTATAAAACCGAAGAAGTGGCTTCTGAAAAAGTAATGACGGCTTTTTTTAAAACCGGGGAATCTAAAATTGAATTGGTGGCTTCCACCGATCCGGAGGGTGTGATTGCCAAATACATTAGCAAAAAAGGAGAAGGCATGCACCATATTGCTTTTGATGTAACCGATATTCATGCCGAAATGCAAAGATTGGTGGCAGAAGGATATACCCTTTTGAATGAAACGCCCAAAAAAGGAGCGGACAATAAACTGGTTTGCTTTTTACATCCCAAAGGAACCAATGGGGTATTAATTGAATTGTGCCAGGAGATCCATCACCCGGATGCGCACGTTCTATAA
- a CDS encoding IscS subfamily cysteine desulfurase yields MLKLPVYLDNNATTPMDPRVLEAMLPYFTEHFGNAASRNHPFGWEAEEAVDYAREQVAKLVGADPKEIIFTSGATEGDNLAIKGVYEMYASKGNHIITVTTEHKAVLDTCKHLERAGAEVTYLEVKPDGLIDLQQLEAAIKPTTILIAVMYANNEIGVIQPVKEISAIAKKHGVLFFSDAVQAVGKIPVDVNKDGIDIMAFTAHKMYGPKGIGALYVRRKNPRVKVTAQMDGGGHERGMRSGTLNVPGIVGFGKACELARLEMADDAARLSKLRDKLENALMSLEEAYVNGNREHRLPHVANISFKYVEGEGLLMGFNKNIALSSGSACTSASLEPSYVLKALGLGDDLAHSSLRFGLGRFTTEEQIDYTIKAVSETVLKLRDMSPLWEMFKEGVDMDKIEWAHH; encoded by the coding sequence ATGTTGAAGTTACCTGTTTACTTAGACAATAACGCCACTACACCCATGGATCCAAGAGTTTTGGAAGCCATGTTACCTTATTTTACCGAGCATTTTGGTAATGCCGCCAGCCGTAACCACCCTTTTGGATGGGAAGCAGAAGAAGCGGTAGACTATGCCCGTGAGCAAGTAGCCAAATTAGTTGGTGCCGATCCCAAAGAAATCATTTTCACTTCCGGTGCAACCGAAGGGGACAACCTGGCTATCAAAGGTGTTTATGAAATGTATGCTTCAAAAGGCAACCATATCATCACTGTAACTACTGAACACAAAGCGGTTTTAGATACCTGCAAACACCTGGAAAGAGCGGGTGCAGAAGTAACTTACTTAGAAGTGAAGCCTGATGGCTTAATTGATTTACAACAGTTGGAAGCGGCTATCAAGCCTACCACCATTTTAATTGCGGTAATGTATGCCAACAATGAAATTGGTGTGATTCAGCCGGTGAAGGAAATTTCTGCCATTGCTAAGAAGCACGGTGTATTGTTCTTCTCCGATGCGGTACAGGCTGTAGGTAAAATTCCGGTAGATGTAAACAAGGATGGCATTGATATCATGGCATTCACTGCACACAAAATGTACGGTCCAAAAGGAATCGGTGCTTTGTATGTGCGTCGTAAAAACCCACGCGTTAAAGTAACTGCCCAGATGGATGGCGGTGGCCATGAGCGCGGAATGAGAAGTGGTACTTTGAACGTTCCCGGTATCGTAGGTTTTGGTAAAGCATGCGAATTGGCCCGTTTGGAAATGGCTGATGATGCTGCACGCCTGAGCAAATTGCGCGATAAACTAGAGAACGCTTTAATGAGTCTGGAAGAAGCATATGTAAACGGAAACAGAGAACACCGTTTGCCACATGTTGCCAATATCTCTTTCAAATATGTAGAGGGAGAAGGTTTGTTGATGGGCTTTAACAAGAACATCGCCTTGTCTTCTGGTTCTGCCTGTACTTCTGCTTCTCTAGAGCCAAGCTATGTTTTGAAAGCTTTGGGATTAGGAGACGATTTAGCACATAGCTCATTGCGTTTTGGTTTAGGAAGATTTACTACTGAAGAGCAGATTGACTATACTATTAAAGCCGTAAGCGAAACCGTATTGAAACTAAGAGATATGAGCCCGTTATGGGAAATGTTCAAAGAAGGAGTAGATATGGATAAAATTGAATGGGCACACCATTAA
- the iscU gene encoding Fe-S cluster assembly scaffold IscU produces MAYSEKVIDHYNNPKNVGTLDKSKSNVGTGLVGAPECGDVMRLQIEVDDATGVITDAKFKTFGCGSAIASSSLATEWLKGKTLDQAVAIDNMELVEELNLPPVKIHCSVLAEDAIKSAINDYRKKNGLEELVFEERIH; encoded by the coding sequence ATGGCATACTCAGAAAAAGTAATTGACCACTACAATAATCCTAAGAACGTAGGTACATTAGACAAGTCTAAGAGCAATGTAGGTACGGGTTTAGTAGGTGCTCCGGAGTGCGGGGACGTAATGCGTTTACAAATTGAAGTAGACGATGCAACTGGTGTTATCACCGATGCTAAATTCAAAACCTTTGGATGTGGCTCTGCCATTGCTTCTTCATCATTAGCAACTGAGTGGTTAAAAGGTAAAACTTTGGATCAGGCAGTAGCTATCGACAACATGGAACTGGTAGAAGAATTGAATCTTCCTCCGGTAAAAATCCACTGTTCTGTATTGGCTGAAGACGCTATAAAGAGCGCCATCAACGATTACAGAAAGAAGAACGGTTTGGAAGAACTGGTGTTCGAAGAAAGAATTCACTAA
- a CDS encoding HesB/IscA family protein, with protein sequence MSEIAAENSIYVSDKAKAKVKQLMDEAGVAGDPSYFLRVGVVGGGCSGLSYKLDFDNEIKPMDQVFEDNGVKVVTDLKSFLYLVNTELDFSDGLNGKGFYFNNPNASRSCGCGESFAV encoded by the coding sequence ATGAGTGAGATAGCTGCAGAAAATAGCATATACGTAAGCGACAAAGCCAAGGCCAAAGTAAAACAACTGATGGACGAAGCTGGCGTTGCTGGCGACCCAAGCTATTTTTTAAGAGTAGGTGTTGTGGGTGGAGGTTGTTCCGGATTAAGCTATAAGCTGGATTTTGACAACGAAATCAAACCCATGGATCAGGTTTTTGAAGACAATGGTGTAAAAGTAGTCACCGATTTAAAAAGCTTCTTATACCTGGTGAATACCGAGCTTGATTTCTCTGATGGATTGAATGGTAAAGGGTTTTATTTCAATAATCCCAATGCCAGCAGAAGTTGCGGATGCGGAGAAAGCTTTGCGGTTTAA